A window of the Salvelinus alpinus chromosome 3, SLU_Salpinus.1, whole genome shotgun sequence genome harbors these coding sequences:
- the LOC139570656 gene encoding mini-chromosome maintenance complex-binding protein-like isoform X1 codes for MEIWPCGNTNPIKVPLLNDVPLHYLKHHSLVKFRCLVQDIFDPEFYMGVYETVDPSPKANSYHLSMSLHTMNSLHLVPKKDSVANQLVSGALQLARNTALFLDEMQLEQGQLDTSGVRNIPALGNLISWQKVDYDFNYHKMEFPCNINVLITSEGRSLLPVRTEGVKSNFIGHIRNTI; via the exons atggagatatggccgtgtgggaacactaaccctatcaag GTTCCTTTGTTAAATGATGTTCCCCTACACTACTTGAAGCACCACAGCCTTGTGAAATTCCGTTGTTTGGTCCAAGACATTTTTGATCCAGAGTTCTACATGGGAGTGTATGAGACTGTTGACCCCTCACCCAAGGCCAAT TCTTACCATCTCAGTATGAGCCTCCACACCATGAACAGCCTGCATCTGGTGCCCAAGAAGGACTCCGTGGCTAACCAGCTGGTGAGTGGAGCCTTGCAGCTGGCCAGGAACACCGCCCTCTTCCTGGATGAGATGCAGCTGGAGCAGGGTCAACTGGACACCTCAG GTGTGCGGAACATCCCGGCTCTGGGGAACCTGATCTCCTGGCAGAAGGTTGATTATGACTTCAACTACCACAAGATGGAATTCCCCTGCAATATTAACGTGCTCATCACGTCAGAGGGCAGATCCCTGCTGCCGGTGAGGACAGAAGgcgtcaaatcaaattttattggccaCATCCGCAATACCATCTGA
- the LOC139570653 gene encoding SEC23-interacting protein-like isoform X3 has protein sequence MADRKTNNVPNSSANLLFSAAPEFNFNLPVIPVSQASGTAVLSGDDTADVGEEDSFLGQASGNAPAPSTFSYFSSPVNSGDPFASIGHQPACPPPASLSVSLATSGPTSVPSVASMAPTPPVPLINSNPAVPQPFGTGVHQKPMGSYTPPPSTVTPPPPQAPDQSYNPYRHTPLSSRTKPYMPAPEVQSLFHPPPQQNPYTVGSPAPTFQSAPSTFTKPSPTQIQGPPPMAQHSATAGALVPANQVMQYNVYEAVQPHWFFCKQVESKSAWLPFSILDSIQLEEIYNSVQPDPENVIVCTDGGRYDVQLYDRIRTAVFWEEEPTEVRRCTWFYKGDSDSRFIPYSEEFSEKLEGEYKKAVSTNQWHRRLEFPSGETIVMHNPKVIVQFQPSDMPDEWGTTQDGQTRPRVVKRGIDDDHDEVPDGELPQVDHLVFMVHGIGPVCDLRFRSMVECVDDFRSVSLKLLQSHFKKAQDEHVISRVEFLPVQWHTALHGDATGVDKRIKKITLPSTGRLRHFTNETLLDVLFYNSPTYCQTIMDTVALEINRIYALFLQRNPDFTGDISVSGHSLGSLILFDLLSNQKNGLPLQTMPTANGGHPADTKQQVASPAVATSHAAVEEEPKEEGEEFVDLSSALEHLGLSEYQSTLEQEKIDLESFLMCTVEDLKEMSIPLGPRKKIAKFVKERAIKQVAQEKKAAEVKVASQEVVPAQSSEPLPGPGTTKLPVGGTYSSVHVDYNYFDVGTGQEVPLRSEDLFPKGYLAMKRLCGVCVDLKYTEQKYERNMISVS, from the exons ATGGCTGATAGGAAAACTAATAATGTGCCGAATTCCAGCGCAAATTTACTCTTTTCTGCGGCACCGGAGTTCAACTTCAATTTACCTGTCATACCTGTCAGCCAGGCCAGTGGTACAGCGGTGTTATCAGGAG ATGATACTGCAGATGTCGGAGAAGAAGACAGCTTTCTTGGCCAGGCCTCTGGAAATGCCCCAGCACCATCCACGTTTAGCTACTTCTCCAGTCCCGTGAACAGTGGTGACCCATTTGCCTCCATCGGTCATCAGCCGGCATGTCCACCACCAGCGTCACTCTCAGTATCCCTCGCGACATCGGGACCAACTTCTGTTCCCAGTGTTGCTAGCATGGCCCCAACACCCCCTGTCCCACTAATCAACTCCAACCCTGCTGTGCCACAGCCATTTGGCACTGGTGTTCATCAGAAACCCATGGGAAGCTACACTCCTCCCCCTAGCACAGTGACCCCACCCCCTCCACAAGCCCCCGATCAGAGTTATAATCCGTACCGTCACACACCCCTCAGCAGCAGAACCAAACCCTATATGCCAGCTCCAGAGGTCCAGTCGCTATTCCATCCACCGCCGCAGCAGAATCCGTACACTGTGGGCTCTCCAGCTCCAACATTCCAATCGGCACCTTCCACATTCACAAAG CCCTCCCCCACACAGATTCAGGGGCCTCCCCCTATGGCCCAACACTCCGCCACGGCTGGAGCACTGGTCCCAGCCAATCAAGTGATGCAATACAACGTGTACGAGGCTGTTCAGCCTCACTGGTTCTTCTGCAAACAAGTGGAGTCCAAGAGCGCCTGGCTTCCCTTCAGTATCCTGGACTCCATTCAGCTGGAGGAGATCTATAATTCAG TGCAACCGGACCCTGAGAACGTGATTGTGTGCACAGACGGAGGGCGCTACGATGTGCAGCTCTATGACCGCATACGAACAGCTGTATTCTGGGAGGAGGAACCTACAGAGGTGCGGCGCTGCACCTGGTTCTACAAGGGAGACTCAGACAGCCGCTTCATCCCCTACTCAGAGGAGTTCAGCGAGAAGCTAGAG GGAGAATATAAGAAAGCTGTGTCAACCAATCAATGGCACCGTCGGCTGGAGTTCCCATCAGGGGAAACCATTGTCATGCACAATCCAAAG GTGATAGTACAATTCCAGCCCTCCGACATGCCAGATGAGTGGGGTACGACCCAGGATGGACAGACCAGACCCAGGGTGGTCAAGAGGGGCATCGATGATGACCATGACGAAGTTCCTGATGGGGAGCTCCCTCAGGTGGATCACTTGGTGTTCATGGTGCATGGCATCGGTCCAGTCTGTGACCTGAGGTTCAGGAGCATGGTGGAGTGTG TGGATGACTTCCGGAGTGTATCGCTGAAGCTGCTGCAGAGTCACTTTAAGAAGGCGCAGGACGAGCATGTCATCAGCCGAGTGGAGTTCCTTCCTGTTCAGTGGCACACGGCCCTGCATGGGGATGCCACAGGGGTGGACAA GAGGATAAAGAAGATCACCCTGCCCAGCACAGGTCGTCTGCGTCACTTCACTAACGAGACCCTCCTAGATGTGCTGTTCTACAACAGCCCCACCTACTGTCAGACCATCATGGACACAGTCGCCCTGGAGATTAACAGGATCTATGCCCTGTTCTTGCAGCGGAACCCAGACTTCACAGGAGACATTTCAGTATCCGGACATAGTTTAG GTTCTCTCATACTTTTCGACTTGCTGTCAAACCAGAAGAATGGCTTACCTTTGCAAACCATGCCAACTGCTAATGGGGGCCACCCTGCAGACACCAAACAG CAGGTGGCTTCCCCTGCTGTTGCTACTTCACATGCTGCTGTGGAGGAGGAGCCtaaagaggaaggggaggagtttGTCGATCTTTCTTCTGCTTTGGAACATCTGGGCCTGTCTGAGTACCAGAGCACTTTAGAACAGGAGAAGATTGACCTTGAATCTTTT CTTATGTGCACAGTTGAGGACCTGAAAGAGATGAGCATTCCATTGGGGCCAAGGAAGAAAATAGCCAAGTTTGTCAAAGAAAGAGCAATTAAGCAG GTAGCACAAGAGAAGAAGGCAGCAGAAGTTAAAGTGGCCAGTCAAGAGGTTGTCCCTGCCCAATCAAGCGAGCCCCTCCCAGGGCCAGGCACCACGAAGCTTCCTGTTGGCGGGACTTACTCCTCTGTCCATGTGGATTACAACTACTTTGATGTTGGCACTGGACAG gaagtcccattgaggtcagaagaccTCTTTCCCAAGGGATACCTGGCCATGAAAAgattatgtggtgtgtgtgtggatctaaagtacactgaacaaaaatatgaacgcaacatgataagtgtttcatga
- the LOC139570653 gene encoding SEC23-interacting protein-like isoform X2 encodes MADRKTNNVPNSSANLLFSAAPEFNFNLPVIPVSQASGTAVLSGDDTADVGEEDSFLGQASGNAPAPSTFSYFSSPVNSGDPFASIGHQPACPPPASLSVSLATSGPTSVPSVASMAPTPPVPLINSNPAVPQPFGTGVHQKPMGSYTPPPSTVTPPPPQAPDQSYNPYRHTPLSSRTKPYMPAPEVQSLFHPPPQQNPYTVGSPAPTFQSAPSTFTKPSPTQIQGPPPMAQHSATAGALVPANQVMQYNVYEAVQPHWFFCKQVESKSAWLPFSILDSIQLEEIYNSVQPDPENVIVCTDGGRYDVQLYDRIRTAVFWEEEPTEVRRCTWFYKGDSDSRFIPYSEEFSEKLEGEYKKAVSTNQWHRRLEFPSGETIVMHNPKVIVQFQPSDMPDEWGTTQDGQTRPRVVKRGIDDDHDEVPDGELPQVDHLVFMVHGIGPVCDLRFRSMVECVDDFRSVSLKLLQSHFKKAQDEHVISRVEFLPVQWHTALHGDATGVDKRIKKITLPSTGRLRHFTNETLLDVLFYNSPTYCQTIMDTVALEINRIYALFLQRNPDFTGDISVSGHSLGSLILFDLLSNQKNGLPLQTMPTANGGHPADTKQVASPAVATSHAAVEEEPKEEGEEFVDLSSALEHLGLSEYQSTLEQEKIDLESFLMCTVEDLKEMSIPLGPRKKIAKFVKERAIKQVAQEKKAAEVKVASQEVVPAQSSEPLPGPGTTKLPVGGTYSSVHVDYNYFDVGTGQVSVVYHTLDFEPVNFFALGSPIGMFLTVRGLKKIEENYQLPTCKGFFNIYHPLDPVAYRIEPMILPDLDLKPVLIPHHKGRKRLHLELKESLSRMGSDLKHGFISSVRSAWQTLNDFARAHTSNAQLAAELAMVANQIKEEEEKHAHSDVAEHRIVESPELLREEEAQMKIGMLNGGNRIDYVLQEKPIESFNEYLFALQSHLCYWESEDTALLLLKEIYMTMGIYPEQILH; translated from the exons ATGGCTGATAGGAAAACTAATAATGTGCCGAATTCCAGCGCAAATTTACTCTTTTCTGCGGCACCGGAGTTCAACTTCAATTTACCTGTCATACCTGTCAGCCAGGCCAGTGGTACAGCGGTGTTATCAGGAG ATGATACTGCAGATGTCGGAGAAGAAGACAGCTTTCTTGGCCAGGCCTCTGGAAATGCCCCAGCACCATCCACGTTTAGCTACTTCTCCAGTCCCGTGAACAGTGGTGACCCATTTGCCTCCATCGGTCATCAGCCGGCATGTCCACCACCAGCGTCACTCTCAGTATCCCTCGCGACATCGGGACCAACTTCTGTTCCCAGTGTTGCTAGCATGGCCCCAACACCCCCTGTCCCACTAATCAACTCCAACCCTGCTGTGCCACAGCCATTTGGCACTGGTGTTCATCAGAAACCCATGGGAAGCTACACTCCTCCCCCTAGCACAGTGACCCCACCCCCTCCACAAGCCCCCGATCAGAGTTATAATCCGTACCGTCACACACCCCTCAGCAGCAGAACCAAACCCTATATGCCAGCTCCAGAGGTCCAGTCGCTATTCCATCCACCGCCGCAGCAGAATCCGTACACTGTGGGCTCTCCAGCTCCAACATTCCAATCGGCACCTTCCACATTCACAAAG CCCTCCCCCACACAGATTCAGGGGCCTCCCCCTATGGCCCAACACTCCGCCACGGCTGGAGCACTGGTCCCAGCCAATCAAGTGATGCAATACAACGTGTACGAGGCTGTTCAGCCTCACTGGTTCTTCTGCAAACAAGTGGAGTCCAAGAGCGCCTGGCTTCCCTTCAGTATCCTGGACTCCATTCAGCTGGAGGAGATCTATAATTCAG TGCAACCGGACCCTGAGAACGTGATTGTGTGCACAGACGGAGGGCGCTACGATGTGCAGCTCTATGACCGCATACGAACAGCTGTATTCTGGGAGGAGGAACCTACAGAGGTGCGGCGCTGCACCTGGTTCTACAAGGGAGACTCAGACAGCCGCTTCATCCCCTACTCAGAGGAGTTCAGCGAGAAGCTAGAG GGAGAATATAAGAAAGCTGTGTCAACCAATCAATGGCACCGTCGGCTGGAGTTCCCATCAGGGGAAACCATTGTCATGCACAATCCAAAG GTGATAGTACAATTCCAGCCCTCCGACATGCCAGATGAGTGGGGTACGACCCAGGATGGACAGACCAGACCCAGGGTGGTCAAGAGGGGCATCGATGATGACCATGACGAAGTTCCTGATGGGGAGCTCCCTCAGGTGGATCACTTGGTGTTCATGGTGCATGGCATCGGTCCAGTCTGTGACCTGAGGTTCAGGAGCATGGTGGAGTGTG TGGATGACTTCCGGAGTGTATCGCTGAAGCTGCTGCAGAGTCACTTTAAGAAGGCGCAGGACGAGCATGTCATCAGCCGAGTGGAGTTCCTTCCTGTTCAGTGGCACACGGCCCTGCATGGGGATGCCACAGGGGTGGACAA GAGGATAAAGAAGATCACCCTGCCCAGCACAGGTCGTCTGCGTCACTTCACTAACGAGACCCTCCTAGATGTGCTGTTCTACAACAGCCCCACCTACTGTCAGACCATCATGGACACAGTCGCCCTGGAGATTAACAGGATCTATGCCCTGTTCTTGCAGCGGAACCCAGACTTCACAGGAGACATTTCAGTATCCGGACATAGTTTAG GTTCTCTCATACTTTTCGACTTGCTGTCAAACCAGAAGAATGGCTTACCTTTGCAAACCATGCCAACTGCTAATGGGGGCCACCCTGCAGACACCAAACAG GTGGCTTCCCCTGCTGTTGCTACTTCACATGCTGCTGTGGAGGAGGAGCCtaaagaggaaggggaggagtttGTCGATCTTTCTTCTGCTTTGGAACATCTGGGCCTGTCTGAGTACCAGAGCACTTTAGAACAGGAGAAGATTGACCTTGAATCTTTT CTTATGTGCACAGTTGAGGACCTGAAAGAGATGAGCATTCCATTGGGGCCAAGGAAGAAAATAGCCAAGTTTGTCAAAGAAAGAGCAATTAAGCAG GTAGCACAAGAGAAGAAGGCAGCAGAAGTTAAAGTGGCCAGTCAAGAGGTTGTCCCTGCCCAATCAAGCGAGCCCCTCCCAGGGCCAGGCACCACGAAGCTTCCTGTTGGCGGGACTTACTCCTCTGTCCATGTGGATTACAACTACTTTGATGTTGGCACTGGACAG GTGTCTGTTGTGTACCACACTCTGGACTTTGAACCGGTGAATTTCTTTGCCCTGGGATCTCCCATAGGGATGTTCCTCACAGTGCGAGGGCTGAAGAAGATAGAGGAAAACTACCAGCTACCCACATGCAAGGGATTCTTCAACATTTACCATCCG CTGGACCCAGTTGCTTACAGGATTGAGCCCATGATCTTGCCAGACTTGGACTTGAAACCTGTTCTGATTCCACATCACAAAGGGAGGAAGAGGCTGCATCTTG AGCTGAAGGAGAGTCTGTCCCGCATGGGTTCGGACCTCAAGCACGGCTTCATCAGCTCCGTGAGGAGTGCCTGGCAGACCCTCAACGACTTTGCCCGCGCTCACACCTCCAACGCCCAGCTGGCGGCCGAGCTCGCCATGGTGGCCAATCAGatcaaggaggaggaggagaagcatgCACACAGCGATG TTGCAGAACACAGGATAGTGGAGAGTCCTGAGCTGCTGAGAGAAGAGGAGGCCCAGATGAAAATAGGAATGCTGAACGGGGGGAACCGCATCGACTATGTCCTACAAGAGAAGCCCATCGAGAGCTTCAACGAATACCTTTTCGCCCTGCAGAGTCACCTGTGCTACTG GGAGTCTGAAGACACAGCCCTACTACTCCTAAAAGAGATTTACATGACCATGGGGATATACCCAGAACAGATTCTACACTGA
- the LOC139570653 gene encoding SEC23-interacting protein-like isoform X1 codes for MADRKTNNVPNSSANLLFSAAPEFNFNLPVIPVSQASGTAVLSGDDTADVGEEDSFLGQASGNAPAPSTFSYFSSPVNSGDPFASIGHQPACPPPASLSVSLATSGPTSVPSVASMAPTPPVPLINSNPAVPQPFGTGVHQKPMGSYTPPPSTVTPPPPQAPDQSYNPYRHTPLSSRTKPYMPAPEVQSLFHPPPQQNPYTVGSPAPTFQSAPSTFTKPSPTQIQGPPPMAQHSATAGALVPANQVMQYNVYEAVQPHWFFCKQVESKSAWLPFSILDSIQLEEIYNSVQPDPENVIVCTDGGRYDVQLYDRIRTAVFWEEEPTEVRRCTWFYKGDSDSRFIPYSEEFSEKLEGEYKKAVSTNQWHRRLEFPSGETIVMHNPKVIVQFQPSDMPDEWGTTQDGQTRPRVVKRGIDDDHDEVPDGELPQVDHLVFMVHGIGPVCDLRFRSMVECVDDFRSVSLKLLQSHFKKAQDEHVISRVEFLPVQWHTALHGDATGVDKRIKKITLPSTGRLRHFTNETLLDVLFYNSPTYCQTIMDTVALEINRIYALFLQRNPDFTGDISVSGHSLGSLILFDLLSNQKNGLPLQTMPTANGGHPADTKQQVASPAVATSHAAVEEEPKEEGEEFVDLSSALEHLGLSEYQSTLEQEKIDLESFLMCTVEDLKEMSIPLGPRKKIAKFVKERAIKQVAQEKKAAEVKVASQEVVPAQSSEPLPGPGTTKLPVGGTYSSVHVDYNYFDVGTGQVSVVYHTLDFEPVNFFALGSPIGMFLTVRGLKKIEENYQLPTCKGFFNIYHPLDPVAYRIEPMILPDLDLKPVLIPHHKGRKRLHLELKESLSRMGSDLKHGFISSVRSAWQTLNDFARAHTSNAQLAAELAMVANQIKEEEEKHAHSDVAEHRIVESPELLREEEAQMKIGMLNGGNRIDYVLQEKPIESFNEYLFALQSHLCYWESEDTALLLLKEIYMTMGIYPEQILH; via the exons ATGGCTGATAGGAAAACTAATAATGTGCCGAATTCCAGCGCAAATTTACTCTTTTCTGCGGCACCGGAGTTCAACTTCAATTTACCTGTCATACCTGTCAGCCAGGCCAGTGGTACAGCGGTGTTATCAGGAG ATGATACTGCAGATGTCGGAGAAGAAGACAGCTTTCTTGGCCAGGCCTCTGGAAATGCCCCAGCACCATCCACGTTTAGCTACTTCTCCAGTCCCGTGAACAGTGGTGACCCATTTGCCTCCATCGGTCATCAGCCGGCATGTCCACCACCAGCGTCACTCTCAGTATCCCTCGCGACATCGGGACCAACTTCTGTTCCCAGTGTTGCTAGCATGGCCCCAACACCCCCTGTCCCACTAATCAACTCCAACCCTGCTGTGCCACAGCCATTTGGCACTGGTGTTCATCAGAAACCCATGGGAAGCTACACTCCTCCCCCTAGCACAGTGACCCCACCCCCTCCACAAGCCCCCGATCAGAGTTATAATCCGTACCGTCACACACCCCTCAGCAGCAGAACCAAACCCTATATGCCAGCTCCAGAGGTCCAGTCGCTATTCCATCCACCGCCGCAGCAGAATCCGTACACTGTGGGCTCTCCAGCTCCAACATTCCAATCGGCACCTTCCACATTCACAAAG CCCTCCCCCACACAGATTCAGGGGCCTCCCCCTATGGCCCAACACTCCGCCACGGCTGGAGCACTGGTCCCAGCCAATCAAGTGATGCAATACAACGTGTACGAGGCTGTTCAGCCTCACTGGTTCTTCTGCAAACAAGTGGAGTCCAAGAGCGCCTGGCTTCCCTTCAGTATCCTGGACTCCATTCAGCTGGAGGAGATCTATAATTCAG TGCAACCGGACCCTGAGAACGTGATTGTGTGCACAGACGGAGGGCGCTACGATGTGCAGCTCTATGACCGCATACGAACAGCTGTATTCTGGGAGGAGGAACCTACAGAGGTGCGGCGCTGCACCTGGTTCTACAAGGGAGACTCAGACAGCCGCTTCATCCCCTACTCAGAGGAGTTCAGCGAGAAGCTAGAG GGAGAATATAAGAAAGCTGTGTCAACCAATCAATGGCACCGTCGGCTGGAGTTCCCATCAGGGGAAACCATTGTCATGCACAATCCAAAG GTGATAGTACAATTCCAGCCCTCCGACATGCCAGATGAGTGGGGTACGACCCAGGATGGACAGACCAGACCCAGGGTGGTCAAGAGGGGCATCGATGATGACCATGACGAAGTTCCTGATGGGGAGCTCCCTCAGGTGGATCACTTGGTGTTCATGGTGCATGGCATCGGTCCAGTCTGTGACCTGAGGTTCAGGAGCATGGTGGAGTGTG TGGATGACTTCCGGAGTGTATCGCTGAAGCTGCTGCAGAGTCACTTTAAGAAGGCGCAGGACGAGCATGTCATCAGCCGAGTGGAGTTCCTTCCTGTTCAGTGGCACACGGCCCTGCATGGGGATGCCACAGGGGTGGACAA GAGGATAAAGAAGATCACCCTGCCCAGCACAGGTCGTCTGCGTCACTTCACTAACGAGACCCTCCTAGATGTGCTGTTCTACAACAGCCCCACCTACTGTCAGACCATCATGGACACAGTCGCCCTGGAGATTAACAGGATCTATGCCCTGTTCTTGCAGCGGAACCCAGACTTCACAGGAGACATTTCAGTATCCGGACATAGTTTAG GTTCTCTCATACTTTTCGACTTGCTGTCAAACCAGAAGAATGGCTTACCTTTGCAAACCATGCCAACTGCTAATGGGGGCCACCCTGCAGACACCAAACAG CAGGTGGCTTCCCCTGCTGTTGCTACTTCACATGCTGCTGTGGAGGAGGAGCCtaaagaggaaggggaggagtttGTCGATCTTTCTTCTGCTTTGGAACATCTGGGCCTGTCTGAGTACCAGAGCACTTTAGAACAGGAGAAGATTGACCTTGAATCTTTT CTTATGTGCACAGTTGAGGACCTGAAAGAGATGAGCATTCCATTGGGGCCAAGGAAGAAAATAGCCAAGTTTGTCAAAGAAAGAGCAATTAAGCAG GTAGCACAAGAGAAGAAGGCAGCAGAAGTTAAAGTGGCCAGTCAAGAGGTTGTCCCTGCCCAATCAAGCGAGCCCCTCCCAGGGCCAGGCACCACGAAGCTTCCTGTTGGCGGGACTTACTCCTCTGTCCATGTGGATTACAACTACTTTGATGTTGGCACTGGACAG GTGTCTGTTGTGTACCACACTCTGGACTTTGAACCGGTGAATTTCTTTGCCCTGGGATCTCCCATAGGGATGTTCCTCACAGTGCGAGGGCTGAAGAAGATAGAGGAAAACTACCAGCTACCCACATGCAAGGGATTCTTCAACATTTACCATCCG CTGGACCCAGTTGCTTACAGGATTGAGCCCATGATCTTGCCAGACTTGGACTTGAAACCTGTTCTGATTCCACATCACAAAGGGAGGAAGAGGCTGCATCTTG AGCTGAAGGAGAGTCTGTCCCGCATGGGTTCGGACCTCAAGCACGGCTTCATCAGCTCCGTGAGGAGTGCCTGGCAGACCCTCAACGACTTTGCCCGCGCTCACACCTCCAACGCCCAGCTGGCGGCCGAGCTCGCCATGGTGGCCAATCAGatcaaggaggaggaggagaagcatgCACACAGCGATG TTGCAGAACACAGGATAGTGGAGAGTCCTGAGCTGCTGAGAGAAGAGGAGGCCCAGATGAAAATAGGAATGCTGAACGGGGGGAACCGCATCGACTATGTCCTACAAGAGAAGCCCATCGAGAGCTTCAACGAATACCTTTTCGCCCTGCAGAGTCACCTGTGCTACTG GGAGTCTGAAGACACAGCCCTACTACTCCTAAAAGAGATTTACATGACCATGGGGATATACCCAGAACAGATTCTACACTGA